One window of the Bacteroidota bacterium genome contains the following:
- the folP gene encoding dihydropteroate synthase encodes MRLKCRDRSLDFHTPLIMGILNLSPDSLYDGGKSRAGEHALNQTERMLREGAEIIDLGGMSSRPGAEIISVEEELERVIPVLRQIRYRFSEAIISIDTIHAKVAEEALQIGAHIINDISGGTYEPEIIKIAARHKAAFIIMHKKGNPVDMQENPQYEQVVQEVKAFLAKQVEQCQKAGLTDLVIDPGFGFGKTVEHNYTLLRHLDSFLDMNLPLMVGLSRKAMICKPLGIHPESALNGTTALHTIALTNGANILRVHDVKEAKEVIRLYQACYPPSEPA; translated from the coding sequence ATGCGATTGAAATGCCGTGATAGAAGTCTTGATTTCCACACTCCTTTGATCATGGGGATTCTGAACCTTAGCCCCGATTCCCTTTATGATGGGGGCAAGAGCAGGGCAGGCGAGCATGCTTTGAACCAAACCGAGCGGATGCTTCGCGAAGGGGCTGAGATTATTGATCTAGGCGGGATGAGTTCGCGACCGGGGGCAGAAATTATTTCTGTGGAAGAGGAGTTAGAGCGGGTGATTCCCGTCTTGCGCCAAATCAGGTACCGGTTTTCCGAAGCGATTATTTCGATAGATACGATTCATGCAAAAGTGGCAGAAGAGGCCTTGCAGATTGGCGCACATATCATCAACGATATTTCGGGAGGAACTTATGAACCCGAGATCATAAAGATAGCTGCCAGACATAAAGCGGCCTTTATCATCATGCACAAAAAAGGCAACCCGGTAGATATGCAGGAGAACCCACAATATGAGCAGGTGGTTCAAGAAGTGAAAGCCTTTCTAGCTAAACAAGTGGAGCAATGTCAGAAAGCCGGATTGACCGACTTGGTGATAGACCCCGGCTTTGGTTTCGGGAAAACAGTGGAACACAACTATACTTTGCTGCGCCATCTGGATTCATTTCTTGACATGAATCTGCCCTTGATGGTGGGGCTTTCGCGCAAGGCTATGATCTGCAAACCATTGGGTATCCATCCCGAATCAGCTTTGAACGGAACAACTGCGCTTCATACCATAGCGCTGACGAATGGAGCCAACATCCTGCGGGTGCATGACGTGAAAGAAGCAAAAGAAGTCATTCGATTATACCAAGCCTGCTATCCCCCTTCGGAACCGGCTTAG
- a CDS encoding DoxX family protein has protein sequence MTVYTIFSIVAAAALALGILRFFVKKPTNIYVTFLQDFIGVFFIFSGFVKAVDPLGTSFKMHEYFEAFAQEGFRPLWEFLTGFSTAFAILMIAAELFFGFMLLLGWKTRWTVGFIWLLTLFFTFLTGYTYLSGYCITPKFILSAAFVFGLLALIVFPKTMGKKITILGPSVLLLVILCGMFMSDSSAACSFTETKMKVTDCGCFGDFIKLKPWETFYKDIILDLMILVLVLTPHLISEALSTTFRNIAAGIIGGLALLFCLYNVYWNEPVLDFRPYAVGNNIPELRTEKKPAKVEMIFVYRSNKTGEAKEFSYDDVMKGKMDYAEYDSMIERKDKVLDPGIPAKITNLRIENDEGTDITDELFAEPGYSFMVVAYNLHKTNEPAFQKLNEIAAGSGQVGAKFFAVTVNDGKVEDFRHRNQTAYPFYHADETPLKTIIRSNPGLVLLKNGTVVGKWHYRHLPSWEDLKKEYFSNK, from the coding sequence ATGACGGTATATACCATTTTCTCTATCGTAGCTGCGGCGGCCCTCGCGCTCGGCATTCTTCGCTTCTTCGTCAAGAAGCCGACCAATATCTACGTCACCTTCCTTCAAGATTTTATTGGTGTGTTCTTCATCTTCTCCGGCTTCGTCAAGGCCGTTGACCCGCTGGGAACCAGTTTCAAAATGCACGAATACTTTGAGGCTTTTGCTCAAGAAGGCTTCCGCCCGCTTTGGGAATTTCTGACAGGCTTCTCTACTGCGTTTGCTATCCTGATGATCGCCGCAGAACTCTTCTTTGGTTTCATGTTGCTTCTGGGATGGAAAACCAGATGGACCGTTGGCTTCATCTGGCTGCTCACTCTGTTCTTCACCTTCCTGACGGGCTATACCTACCTGTCCGGCTATTGCATCACGCCCAAGTTTATCCTGTCGGCTGCTTTTGTGTTTGGATTATTAGCCCTGATTGTGTTTCCCAAAACAATGGGTAAAAAAATCACCATCCTGGGGCCCTCAGTACTGCTTCTAGTAATTCTGTGTGGTATGTTTATGAGCGACTCTTCGGCTGCTTGTTCTTTTACCGAAACAAAGATGAAGGTAACGGACTGTGGCTGCTTTGGCGACTTCATCAAGCTGAAACCCTGGGAGACTTTCTATAAAGACATCATCCTCGACCTCATGATTCTGGTACTGGTTCTCACGCCTCATTTGATTAGCGAAGCGCTGAGCACCACTTTCAGAAATATTGCCGCAGGAATCATCGGCGGTCTCGCTCTGCTGTTCTGTCTTTACAACGTATATTGGAACGAACCGGTACTTGATTTCCGTCCTTATGCCGTGGGCAATAATATTCCTGAATTGAGAACGGAAAAGAAGCCCGCCAAAGTCGAGATGATCTTTGTTTACCGAAGCAACAAGACCGGCGAGGCAAAAGAGTTTTCTTATGATGATGTGATGAAAGGTAAAATGGATTATGCCGAATATGACAGCATGATTGAGCGTAAAGACAAAGTGCTTGATCCCGGCATACCGGCAAAGATTACCAATCTGCGAATTGAAAATGATGAGGGCACCGATATTACGGACGAGCTTTTTGCAGAGCCGGGCTATTCCTTCATGGTAGTGGCCTACAACCTGCATAAGACCAATGAACCGGCTTTTCAAAAGCTCAACGAGATTGCAGCGGGCAGCGGACAGGTCGGGGCAAAGTTCTTTGCCGTAACGGTGAACGATGGCAAGGTGGAAGATTTCCGCCACCGGAACCAAACTGCTTACCCTTTCTACCACGCCGACGAAACCCCCTTGAAGACAATTATCCGCTCGAACCCCGGTTTGGTGTTATTGAAGAACGGAACAGTGGTGGGTAAATGGCATTACCGCCACCTGCCTTCTTGGGAAGATTTGAAGAAGGAATATTTTTCAAATAAGTAA